In Arachis hypogaea cultivar Tifrunner chromosome 17, arahy.Tifrunner.gnm2.J5K5, whole genome shotgun sequence, a single window of DNA contains:
- the LOC112766384 gene encoding uncharacterized protein, whose amino-acid sequence MKTKSKSLDHDAMMSDTFKYTHTLKEKNERFAYQRVVDHYESYTQRLKVATQQSQCTGDDDNNSAASFVDPDMVWCEVASESYKNRVYGLGSFFTDNLRTSTLRQSSASATSRPFDPRTMSI is encoded by the exons ATGAAAACAAAG TCTAAGTCGTTGGATCATGATGCGATGATGTCGGATACTTTCAAGTATACTCACACGTTGAAGGAGAAAAATGAGAGATTTGCTTATCAGCGGGTTGTggatcattat GAGTCCTACACGCAAAGATTAAAGGTCGCAACCCAGCAATCTCAATGTACTGGAGACGACGACAACAACTCCGCTGCATCATTCGTCGATCCTGATATGGTTTGGTGCGAGGTCGCATCTGAGTCGTACAAGAATCGCGTCTACGGGTTGGGATCATTCTTTACTGACAACCTTCGCACATCCACATTGAGACAATCATCTGCCTCTGCCACTAGTCGGCCCTTCGATCCCAGGACAATGTCGATTTGA
- the LOC112766691 gene encoding FCS-Like Zinc finger 5, whose amino-acid sequence MLGKRGRPPMKRTTSMSEITFDLATDPKPPPPPPPPPLFPLSEQSPDFLFACCLCKRRLVPGSDIYMYRGDSGFCSQECRQQQMNLDEKRKDKCAVASNKQLVATAPSGSQLATT is encoded by the exons atgttaGGGAAGAGAGGTCGTCCTCCAATGAAGAGAACCACCAGCATGTCTGAGATAACCTTCGATCTTGCTACGGATCccaaaccaccaccaccaccaccgccaccgccactATTCCCACTCTCCGAACAAAGCCCTGACTTCCTTTTTGCTTGCTGTCTCTGCAAACGGCGCTTGGTTCCTGGCTCTGACATATATATGTACAG GGGTGATAGTGGATTCTGCAGTCAGGAATGCCGTCAACAGCAGATGAACCTGGACGAAAAGAGGAAGGATAAGTGTGCTGTGGCATCAAACAAACAACTTGTTGCAACCGCACCTTCTGGATCCCAACTTGCAACAACCTAA
- the LOC112763937 gene encoding serine/threonine-protein phosphatase 7 long form homolog, translated as MESRRTLPACGVNKGVIRPCELQLTNRMSLRMLTCDHPIPPDRYNERVEEHLRSTGFYHVAQIGVVQCQKALVNALVERWHPDTHTFHLPVGECAVTLEDVAMILGLLTDGLPVTGMTLSSFEALEAECLHQFGVASRKSDCRGSCIKLTWLRDLKERLQLTDENSIQVYVKCHIMLLVGTILFGDKSGASVHWKFLPLLRDFASIGQYS; from the exons ATGGAGAGTAGGAGAACTTTACCTGCCTGTGGTGTCAACAAGGGAGTAATTAGACCGTGCGAGTTGCAGCTGACAAATCGGATG AGTTTACGGATGTTGACATGTGATCACCCTATCCCTCCGGATCGGTACAATGAGAGGGTGGAGGAGCATTTACGATCTACTGGTTTTTACCATGTGGCCCAGATTGGAGTAGTCCAATGTCAGAAAGCACTGGTAAATGCTCTAGTGGAAAGGTGGCACCCGGACACACATACCTTTCACCTTCCGGTTGGTGAATGTGCCGTGACACTGGAAGACGTGGCTATGATCCTGGGTCTTCTGACGGACGGTCTTCCAGTCACAGGGATGACTTTAAGTAGTTTTGAAGCCTTAGAGGCGGAGTGTCTACACCAATTTGGGGTTGCATCGAGAAAGTCGGACTGCAGAGGAAGCTGCATAAAACTGACGTGGCTACGGGATTTAAAAGAACGGTTACAGTTGACTGATGAAAATAGTATACAGGTGTATGTTAAGTGCCACATTATGTTGTTGGTCGGTACGATATTGTTTGGAGACAAGTCTGGGGCATCTGTCCACTGGAAGTTTCTGCCTCTGCTCCGTGATTTTGCTAGCATCGGACAGTACAGTTGA